In the genome of Altererythrobacter sp. TH136, one region contains:
- a CDS encoding VOC family protein produces MMRYIHTMLRVADPESSIRFFTLLGLKETRRMENQAGRYTLIYLAADEGFRGDGEQGDAEVELTYNWPPEDGSPAETYTGGRNFGHLAYQVDDIYEICARLQAGGVTINRPPRDGHMAFVRSPDGISIELLQQGEHKAPVEPWASMPNTGEW; encoded by the coding sequence ATCATGCGCTATATCCACACCATGCTGCGCGTCGCCGATCCAGAGTCGTCGATCCGTTTCTTCACGCTGCTGGGTCTCAAGGAGACCCGGCGCATGGAGAACCAGGCCGGGCGTTACACGCTGATCTACCTTGCCGCCGACGAGGGTTTCCGCGGCGACGGCGAGCAGGGCGATGCCGAGGTCGAGCTGACGTACAACTGGCCGCCCGAGGACGGCAGCCCTGCCGAGACATACACGGGGGGCCGAAACTTCGGCCATCTCGCCTATCAGGTCGACGACATCTACGAAATCTGCGCGCGGCTGCAGGCGGGCGGCGTGACGATCAATCGCCCCCCGCGCGACGGGCACATGGCGTTCGTCCGCTCTCCGGACGGGATCTCGATCGAACTGCTGCAGCAGGGCGAACACAAGGCTCCGGTCGAACCCTGGGCCTCCATGCCCAACACGGGCGAATGGTGA
- a CDS encoding LysR family transcriptional regulator codes for MSLLQLRTFVEVYRRRSLSEAARAIGITQPAASQHIASLEAQLGRPLFDRHSRGVRPTAMADDLAASIGSSLDTAESALASARARSSRISGTVHIAAPSDLLGEMITPRLAPLLDAGLDLRLHIGGREALYALLLEDKVHLAVTASQPEDPRLAFHALGEEHLRAVASPTLAGRIAELPLVEGLNQTAHLAYDLDRPLLRTWLEANQIELTSQPALTAPDLRVLRSGLCAGLGWTVLPGYLTRGERSACTLIEIPAPVTVPRNAYYLVWARSSLRHPRVAMARDALIAALPI; via the coding sequence ATGTCCCTCCTGCAGTTGCGCACCTTCGTCGAAGTCTACCGCCGTCGTTCACTGAGCGAGGCGGCCCGGGCAATCGGCATCACCCAACCGGCGGCGTCGCAGCACATCGCATCGCTCGAGGCGCAACTGGGTCGTCCCTTGTTCGATCGACATTCGCGGGGTGTTCGACCGACCGCGATGGCCGACGACCTCGCGGCTTCGATCGGAAGCAGCCTCGACACGGCGGAATCAGCACTGGCCAGCGCGCGGGCCCGCTCGTCCCGCATTTCGGGCACGGTCCACATCGCCGCGCCGTCGGACCTGCTGGGAGAGATGATCACGCCCCGCTTGGCGCCGCTGCTGGATGCAGGGCTGGACCTGCGCCTGCATATCGGCGGGCGCGAGGCGCTCTATGCTTTGCTGCTCGAAGACAAGGTGCACCTGGCCGTCACCGCCTCGCAACCCGAAGATCCGCGGTTGGCCTTTCATGCGCTGGGCGAGGAACACCTGCGCGCCGTAGCCTCGCCCACCTTGGCGGGGCGGATTGCCGAATTGCCGCTGGTCGAAGGGCTCAATCAAACAGCCCACCTCGCCTACGATCTCGACCGGCCGTTGCTGCGGACCTGGCTCGAGGCAAACCAGATCGAGCTGACCAGCCAGCCCGCCTTGACCGCGCCCGACCTCAGGGTGCTACGGTCGGGATTGTGCGCGGGCCTCGGCTGGACGGTACTGCCCGGCTATCTCACCCGCGGCGAACGCTCGGCCTGCACGCTGATCGAGATACCCGCCCCAGTCACGGTGCCGCGCAACGCTTACTACCTCGTCTGGGCACGCTCATCGCTGCGACACCCGCGGGTGGCGATGGCGCGCGACGCCCTGATCGCTGCACTCCCAATATGA
- a CDS encoding NADH:flavin oxidoreductase/NADH oxidase, whose amino-acid sequence MANLFEPIEVGGLRLANRIVIAPMCQYSAVDGAMTDWHQMHLGQLALSGAGALTIEATAVSPEGRITYGDVGLYDDRTEAAMRSVLESVRRWSDMPLIIQLAHAGRKASCAKPWHGGAQIAPDTENGWQTVAPSAIPFASDDHPPVELDKSGLSRIREAFADAARRAGRLGIEAIQIHAAHGYLLHEFLSPISNRRGDEYGGSLDNRMRFPLEVFDAVREAFPADRPVTVRVSGTDWVEGGWTAEETARFAQELERRGCSAIHVSGGGLDPRQQIPVGPGYQVPLARTVKDAVAMPVVAVGMITDPHQAERILEDGHADAIAIARAALWDPRWPWHAATALGASVKAPPQYLRSEPPEAGSILKEMTP is encoded by the coding sequence ATGGCGAATTTGTTCGAACCGATTGAGGTTGGCGGGCTGCGGCTCGCCAACCGCATCGTCATCGCGCCGATGTGCCAGTATTCGGCAGTCGATGGCGCGATGACCGACTGGCACCAGATGCATCTCGGCCAGTTGGCGCTCTCGGGCGCGGGCGCGCTGACGATAGAGGCGACCGCGGTCAGCCCGGAAGGGCGCATCACCTACGGTGACGTCGGCCTCTACGACGACCGTACCGAAGCGGCGATGCGAAGCGTGCTCGAAAGTGTGCGCCGGTGGTCGGACATGCCGCTGATCATCCAGCTGGCCCATGCCGGCCGCAAGGCGAGCTGCGCCAAGCCGTGGCACGGCGGAGCGCAGATCGCCCCCGATACGGAGAATGGCTGGCAGACCGTGGCACCCAGCGCCATTCCCTTCGCTTCGGACGACCATCCCCCTGTCGAACTGGACAAGTCAGGGCTTTCCCGCATCCGGGAGGCGTTCGCGGATGCCGCCCGGCGCGCCGGCAGGCTCGGCATCGAAGCCATCCAGATCCACGCGGCGCATGGTTATCTGCTCCACGAGTTTCTTTCGCCGATCTCCAACCGGCGCGGCGACGAATACGGCGGCAGCCTCGACAACCGGATGCGGTTCCCACTCGAAGTGTTCGATGCCGTGCGCGAAGCGTTTCCCGCCGACCGCCCGGTCACCGTTCGCGTTTCGGGGACCGATTGGGTTGAAGGCGGCTGGACAGCGGAAGAAACCGCACGGTTTGCACAGGAGCTGGAGCGGCGCGGTTGTTCGGCAATCCACGTCTCCGGCGGCGGCCTCGACCCGCGCCAGCAAATCCCTGTCGGTCCCGGCTATCAGGTGCCGCTGGCGCGGACGGTCAAGGACGCGGTCGCCATGCCTGTCGTGGCGGTCGGAATGATCACCGATCCGCACCAGGCGGAGCGCATCCTCGAAGACGGGCATGCCGACGCCATAGCGATAGCCCGCGCTGCGCTGTGGGATCCGCGCTGGCCCTGGCACGCCGCCACCGCGCTTGGCGCATCGGTCAAGGCGCCGCCGCAATACCTCCGGTCCGAGCCCCCCGAGGCGGGCAGCATCCTCAAGGAAATGACACCATGA
- a CDS encoding type 1 glutamine amidotransferase domain-containing protein: MTLEGKSVAILIAPRGTEEPEFSKPKQAVEDAGGKVTVVSFESGKARTVNSDLDEGGSYTIDKTFSEVKADDFDGLVVPGGTVGADKLRGNVEAIGFIRAFFDQKKPVAAICHAPWTLIEAGVLKGRTLTSYPTLKVDIENAGGAWTNQEVVVDNGLVTSRDPDDLPAFCAKLVEEIAEGAGGALAAGN, encoded by the coding sequence ATGACTTTAGAAGGCAAATCAGTTGCCATTCTGATCGCACCCCGCGGGACGGAAGAACCGGAATTCTCGAAGCCCAAGCAAGCTGTCGAGGACGCTGGTGGCAAAGTGACCGTGGTCAGTTTTGAATCGGGCAAGGCTCGCACAGTCAATAGCGATCTCGACGAGGGCGGTAGCTATACGATCGACAAGACGTTTTCCGAGGTCAAAGCCGACGATTTCGACGGGCTTGTTGTGCCCGGAGGGACTGTCGGTGCAGACAAGCTGCGCGGCAACGTCGAGGCAATCGGTTTCATCCGGGCTTTCTTCGATCAGAAAAAACCTGTTGCGGCTATATGCCACGCACCCTGGACATTGATCGAGGCGGGTGTGCTCAAGGGTCGCACCTTGACGTCCTACCCGACGCTGAAGGTCGATATCGAGAACGCCGGCGGTGCATGGACCAATCAGGAAGTCGTGGTCGACAACGGCCTTGTTACCAGCCGCGATCCCGATGATCTGCCCGCCTTCTGTGCCAAACTCGTTGAGGAAATCGCAGAAGGTGCGGGCGGAGCGCTCGCAGCAGGGAATTAA
- a CDS encoding 2'-5' RNA ligase family protein, with amino-acid sequence MTAELPEALQSRADQLRREHFPPERNHLAAHVTLFHALPPQYEDELRDLLASEARARPVPARLEGIMSLGGGTALKLSSPTMLDLRERIAERFHGLLTPQDQQVPRLHVTIQNKVTSTKAKALQAQLATVIVPLGFTFAGLALHRYRGGPWELAKRWSFRG; translated from the coding sequence GTGACTGCCGAATTGCCCGAGGCGCTGCAGTCGCGCGCCGACCAGTTGCGGCGCGAGCATTTCCCGCCGGAGCGCAACCACTTAGCGGCGCACGTGACGCTGTTCCATGCGCTGCCGCCGCAATACGAAGACGAACTCCGCGACCTGCTCGCCAGTGAAGCGCGTGCACGGCCAGTGCCTGCACGGCTTGAGGGCATCATGTCGCTCGGCGGCGGCACTGCGCTTAAGCTTTCAAGCCCTACCATGCTCGACCTGCGCGAACGCATCGCCGAGCGCTTTCATGGACTGTTGACGCCGCAGGACCAGCAAGTCCCCAGGCTTCACGTGACGATCCAGAACAAGGTCACCAGCACCAAGGCGAAGGCACTCCAGGCACAGCTTGCCACCGTCATCGTGCCGCTCGGCTTTACCTTCGCCGGCCTGGCGCTGCACCGGTATCGCGGCGGTCCGTGGGAACTGGCGAAACGCTGGTCATTCCGCGGTTGA
- a CDS encoding glutathione-independent formaldehyde dehydrogenase — MKAVVYNGPKDVSVNTIDDPKIVKQTDVIIRLTTSNICGSDLHMYEGRTSFEKGKVFGHENLGEVVEVGAAVDRIKKGDRVCLPFNVGCGFCENCERGLTGFCLTTNPGTAGAAYGFAEMGPWQGGQAELMRVPYADFNCLKLPEDAEEKEDDYVMLSDIFPTGWHGVELSGFLPGESIAIYGAGPVGLMAAHSAEIRGASQIFVVDSHDDRLKLAEAMGAIPIDLRKGDPAQQILDATGGLGTDRGVEAVGYQCCDRHGKERSNYTMNCLVKSTKATGGIGVVGVFIPEDPNAPDDLQKEGKMAFDFGNFWFKGQKIGTGQCNVKHYNRRLMKLIEQDRANPAQIISHRLPLDQAPDAYKHFDERDAGWTKVVLKPGT, encoded by the coding sequence GTGAAAGCTGTCGTGTACAACGGGCCAAAAGATGTTTCTGTCAATACCATCGATGATCCCAAGATCGTAAAGCAGACCGATGTTATCATCCGGCTGACCACGTCCAATATCTGCGGGTCGGACCTTCACATGTATGAGGGCCGTACCAGCTTTGAGAAGGGCAAGGTCTTCGGTCACGAAAACCTTGGCGAGGTCGTCGAAGTCGGCGCAGCCGTAGATCGTATCAAGAAGGGCGATCGCGTGTGCTTGCCGTTCAACGTCGGTTGCGGTTTCTGCGAAAATTGCGAACGCGGTTTGACGGGTTTTTGCCTCACGACCAACCCTGGAACCGCCGGCGCAGCGTATGGCTTTGCCGAGATGGGTCCGTGGCAAGGTGGTCAGGCCGAGTTGATGCGCGTTCCTTATGCGGACTTCAATTGTCTGAAGCTGCCTGAGGACGCCGAGGAGAAGGAGGATGACTATGTCATGCTCTCCGACATCTTCCCGACGGGTTGGCATGGCGTCGAACTGTCAGGTTTCCTGCCCGGCGAAAGCATCGCGATCTACGGCGCCGGTCCGGTCGGTTTGATGGCCGCGCATTCAGCCGAAATCCGCGGTGCCTCTCAGATCTTCGTGGTCGATTCTCACGATGACCGCCTGAAACTGGCCGAGGCGATGGGCGCTATTCCGATCGACCTGCGCAAGGGCGATCCCGCCCAGCAGATCCTTGACGCGACCGGCGGCCTCGGGACCGACCGGGGGGTCGAGGCGGTCGGGTATCAGTGTTGCGATCGCCACGGCAAGGAGCGCAGCAATTACACGATGAACTGCCTCGTCAAAAGCACGAAGGCCACCGGCGGGATCGGCGTCGTCGGCGTGTTCATTCCGGAAGACCCGAACGCGCCCGACGATCTCCAGAAGGAAGGCAAGATGGCGTTCGACTTCGGCAACTTCTGGTTCAAGGGCCAGAAGATCGGCACCGGTCAGTGCAATGTGAAGCACTACAACCGGCGACTGATGAAGCTTATCGAGCAAGACCGGGCCAATCCTGCCCAAATCATCTCGCACCGACTGCCGCTTGATCAGGCACCCGACGCCTACAAGCATTTCGACGAGCGCGATGCTGGTTGGACGAAGGTCGTGCTAAAGCCGGGCACCTGA
- a CDS encoding type 1 glutamine amidotransferase domain-containing protein, which produces MTRILMVATSADRMTPGTEPTGVWLEELTTPYYAFRDAGAEVTLASIKGGAIPVDQRSVNADGENDASVERYLKDEALKAEVVGTPVFTSIDPAGYDALFLPGGHGTMFDYPGSDELARLVERFDREGKIVAAVCHGPAGLVSAKKADGTPLVAGRRVAGFTDSEERAVGLDQAVPFLLETRLKELGGKHEGGPDFAPFALRDGNLVTGQNPASAARTAELVMEALKEKVA; this is translated from the coding sequence ATGACCCGCATTCTGATGGTGGCCACCTCCGCCGACCGCATGACCCCCGGCACCGAACCGACGGGTGTCTGGCTCGAGGAACTTACCACCCCGTATTATGCCTTCCGCGATGCGGGTGCCGAGGTGACGCTTGCCTCGATCAAGGGCGGCGCCATCCCCGTCGACCAGCGCAGCGTCAATGCCGACGGCGAGAACGACGCTTCGGTCGAGCGCTATCTGAAGGACGAGGCCCTGAAGGCCGAGGTTGTCGGCACGCCGGTGTTCACCAGCATCGATCCCGCCGGCTACGACGCGCTGTTCCTGCCCGGTGGCCACGGCACCATGTTCGATTACCCCGGCAGCGACGAACTGGCCCGCCTGGTCGAACGCTTCGACCGCGAAGGCAAGATCGTCGCCGCCGTCTGTCATGGACCGGCAGGGCTGGTCTCGGCGAAGAAGGCCGATGGCACGCCCCTCGTGGCTGGCCGCCGTGTCGCGGGCTTCACCGACAGCGAGGAGCGCGCGGTCGGCCTCGATCAGGCGGTGCCGTTCCTGCTCGAAACGCGCCTCAAGGAACTTGGGGGCAAGCACGAGGGCGGCCCCGATTTTGCCCCCTTCGCCCTACGCGACGGCAATCTGGTGACCGGTCAGAACCCCGCCAGCGCGGCGCGCACCGCGGAACTCGTGATGGAAGCCCTCAAGGAAAAGGTCGCCTGA
- a CDS encoding antibiotic biosynthesis monooxygenase, with protein MPKLALYVPLKAKPGKERDVADFLTSALPLVQAESGTLTWYAIEEGPGAYAIFDTFDTEEDRQAHLDGKVAAALMDKAEELFSEPPQTHKFTLLAAK; from the coding sequence ATGCCCAAACTTGCCCTGTATGTACCGCTGAAGGCCAAGCCCGGAAAAGAGCGCGATGTCGCCGACTTCCTGACCTCGGCATTGCCGCTCGTTCAAGCTGAGTCGGGCACTTTGACCTGGTATGCGATCGAGGAAGGTCCCGGTGCGTACGCGATCTTCGATACGTTCGACACAGAGGAGGATCGGCAGGCCCATCTTGACGGCAAGGTTGCCGCCGCACTGATGGACAAGGCAGAAGAACTGTTTTCTGAACCGCCGCAGACTCACAAGTTCACCCTACTGGCCGCGAAATAG
- a CDS encoding heme-binding protein, with translation MRTTQTLDLNDARTIIDAGIAEAERIGNPMNIAVVDAGGCLLAFARMDDAWRGSVDIAIGKAWTARAFDVETKGLANLAQPGADFYGIHASNDGKVMIFAGGVPIKVGETVIGAVGVSGGTGKQDQGVAEAAARAFAHG, from the coding sequence ATGCGCACCACCCAGACGCTCGACCTCAACGACGCGCGGACGATCATCGATGCGGGGATCGCGGAGGCCGAGCGGATCGGCAACCCGATGAACATCGCGGTGGTCGACGCGGGCGGCTGCCTCCTAGCGTTTGCGCGGATGGACGATGCGTGGCGCGGCAGCGTCGACATCGCGATCGGCAAGGCATGGACGGCGCGCGCGTTCGACGTCGAGACCAAGGGGCTTGCGAATCTCGCCCAGCCGGGCGCCGACTTCTACGGCATCCATGCCTCCAACGACGGCAAGGTGATGATCTTCGCCGGGGGCGTGCCAATCAAGGTGGGCGAGACGGTGATCGGCGCGGTGGGCGTGTCGGGCGGCACCGGCAAGCAGGACCAGGGCGTGGCCGAGGCGGCGGCGCGGGCTTTCGCGCACGGCTGA
- a CDS encoding SDR family oxidoreductase, whose translation MTKGIEGKVVLITGGSSGIGAETARLLAERGAKVAIAARRKDRLDEVVADIAANGGTARSYALDVTDKSAVQSVVAAIIADFGRLDVLINNAGLMPIRPMAEVNTDEWDQMIDVNLKGTLYGIAAALPGFLEQGSGHIINLSSVAGIKVFAPGGTVYSGTKFAVSAISEGLRHEVGEKVRVTSIEPGAVESDLKFTTSGTAAETVLDFYKQAIPAASVARAIAFAVEQPDDVDVNAIVIRPTAQEF comes from the coding sequence ATGACCAAGGGTATCGAAGGCAAGGTCGTTCTCATAACCGGCGGCAGCAGCGGCATCGGCGCGGAAACCGCGCGTCTTCTCGCGGAACGCGGCGCCAAGGTGGCCATCGCCGCGCGGCGCAAGGACAGGCTCGACGAGGTCGTCGCGGACATCGCCGCAAACGGTGGCACGGCACGTAGCTACGCGCTGGACGTGACCGACAAATCGGCGGTCCAGTCCGTCGTCGCCGCAATCATTGCCGACTTCGGCCGCCTCGACGTGCTGATCAACAACGCCGGGCTGATGCCGATCCGTCCGATGGCCGAGGTCAACACCGACGAGTGGGACCAGATGATCGACGTCAATCTGAAGGGTACGCTCTACGGCATCGCGGCGGCGCTTCCCGGTTTTCTCGAGCAGGGCAGCGGTCACATCATCAACTTGAGCTCGGTTGCGGGCATCAAGGTCTTCGCACCGGGCGGCACGGTCTACTCCGGCACCAAGTTCGCAGTCAGCGCGATCAGCGAGGGCTTGCGCCACGAGGTGGGGGAAAAGGTCCGGGTCACGTCAATCGAGCCAGGAGCTGTCGAAAGCGATCTGAAGTTCACGACCTCTGGCACGGCTGCCGAGACGGTGCTGGACTTCTACAAGCAGGCCATCCCGGCGGCATCGGTGGCGCGTGCTATCGCGTTCGCTGTCGAACAACCTGATGACGTCGACGTCAACGCGATCGTCATCCGGCCGACCGCACAAGAGTTCTGA
- a CDS encoding L-dopachrome tautomerase-related protein — protein sequence MKISVKLLLAAGAALSLAACATTREGASAPQIEQVATFDGAMPTGVTVAPNGRIFVNFPQWGDNAPFTVAELVDGKAVPYPDAATNRPDPADPAGHFISVQSVVADGANRLWVLDTAAPKFSQPQAGGAKLVAIDLATDRVVKTIVLPPSVVLPTTYLNDVRFDLRQGAEGVAYITDSSNEGIGGIIVVDIASGRAIRRLSNHATTNPEPGFTPFVDGAVLMNRPADGPATPVTIASDAIALSADGSLLYYGPLSGRTLHAIPTALLRDPSVSEEELARAVPSLGRKGASDGIAEDDRGRVFAGDYENNAIRVLDQGRWTTVVSDPRISWPDTLSIGTDGYLYFTANQLHRQPGFHGGRDLRRKPYELLRIRVGAGPVLLRSQ from the coding sequence ATGAAAATCTCCGTCAAACTGCTTCTTGCCGCTGGCGCGGCCCTCTCGCTCGCCGCCTGCGCGACGACCCGCGAGGGTGCATCCGCGCCCCAGATCGAACAGGTCGCGACCTTCGATGGCGCGATGCCGACTGGCGTGACCGTCGCCCCCAACGGGCGCATTTTCGTCAACTTCCCGCAATGGGGCGACAACGCGCCGTTCACGGTGGCCGAACTGGTCGACGGCAAGGCGGTGCCCTATCCCGACGCCGCGACCAACCGTCCCGATCCGGCCGACCCGGCGGGGCATTTCATCTCGGTGCAGAGCGTGGTGGCCGACGGCGCCAACCGCCTCTGGGTGCTCGACACGGCGGCGCCCAAATTCTCTCAGCCGCAGGCCGGCGGTGCAAAGCTGGTGGCAATCGACCTTGCGACCGACCGGGTGGTGAAGACGATCGTCCTGCCGCCCAGCGTGGTGCTGCCCACGACCTACCTCAACGACGTGCGCTTCGATCTGCGTCAGGGTGCCGAGGGCGTCGCCTACATCACCGACAGCAGCAACGAGGGGATCGGCGGCATCATCGTCGTCGATATCGCCAGCGGGCGTGCGATCCGGCGCCTGTCGAACCATGCGACGACCAACCCCGAGCCCGGCTTCACCCCGTTTGTCGACGGCGCGGTGCTCATGAACCGCCCGGCCGACGGCCCCGCGACGCCGGTCACGATCGCAAGCGACGCGATTGCGCTCAGCGCCGACGGCAGCCTGCTGTATTACGGTCCACTGTCGGGCCGTACGCTGCACGCGATCCCCACGGCGTTGCTGCGCGACCCTTCGGTGTCCGAAGAGGAACTGGCCCGCGCGGTCCCCAGCCTTGGGCGCAAAGGCGCCTCGGACGGGATTGCCGAAGACGACCGGGGCCGCGTGTTCGCCGGCGATTACGAGAACAACGCGATCCGCGTGCTCGACCAGGGCCGCTGGACGACGGTGGTCAGCGACCCGCGCATCAGCTGGCCCGACACGCTGTCGATCGGCACCGACGGCTACCTCTACTTCACCGCCAACCAGCTTCACCGCCAGCCAGGCTTCCACGGCGGGCGGGACTTGCGCCGCAAGCCCTACGAGCTGCTCCGCATCCGGGTGGGCGCCGGGCCCGTACTGTTGCGCTCTCAGTGA